In Erigeron canadensis isolate Cc75 chromosome 6, C_canadensis_v1, whole genome shotgun sequence, the following are encoded in one genomic region:
- the LOC122603960 gene encoding dehydration-responsive element-binding protein 1D-like has product MTTFIQFNTTENIPTTESSSCSTSDNISDEDVNLASRNPKKRAGRKKFRETRHPVYRGVRKRDSGKWVCEVREPNKKTRIWLGTYATADMAARAHDVAALAMKGRSACLNFADSLWRLPIPESSNVKDIQKAAAKAAEAFHSEIEPEKENADLYSNSSYLDYEVVFGMQGFLADMAEGMMVPPPHQTAGYGQCDDDVGFCADMSLWTF; this is encoded by the coding sequence atgacTACTTTTATTCAATTCAACACTACTGAAAACATTCCAACAACAGaatcttcttcttgttcaacttcCGACAATATTTCAGACGAAGATGTGAACTTGGCTTCAAGAAACCCGAAAAAGCGAGCTGGGAGAAAGAAGTTTAGGGAGACACGTCACCCGGTTTACCGGGGAGTAAGGAAAAGGGATTCTGGAAAATGGGTGTGTGAAGTAAGAGAACCAAACAAGAAAACTAGAATATGGCTAGGGACATATGCGACTGCTGACATGGCAGCACGGGCTCATGACGTGGCAGCTCTGGCTATGAAGGGACGGTCCGCGTGTCTGAATTTTGCTGACTCGTTATGGCGTCTGCCGATTCCGGAAAGTAGTAACGTCAAGGATATTCAAAAGGCAGCTGCAAAAGCGGCCGAGGCGTTTCATTCCGAGATTGAACCGGAGAAGGAGAATGCGGACCTTTATAGTAATAGTAGCTATTTGGATTATGAGGTGGTTTTTGGGATGCAGGGGTTTCTTGCTGACATGGCAGAAGGGATGATGGTACCACCGCCACATCAGACTGCTGGATATGGCCAGTGTGATGATGACGTCGGGTTCTGTGCTGACATGTCATTGTGGACTTTCTGA
- the LOC122604973 gene encoding protein ALP1-like, which produces MDLNNPLSSSESSTDSSSDSSSGSSEVDAAISKVAILAVNAMLDAVRGDDDNDDDADDEVVRPRFKRQTTIVRRRQEDEARLMRNYFVDEPIYNAKMFRRRYRMSKRLFLQIFDDLAAEYPFFQQRYDGSGKLGFSTKLKCTSTLRQLAYGTSVDAFDENFGISERTSRDTLEHFCTGIRELYGSTYLCRPTWSDLQRIYEVHEQSHGFPGMIGSIDCMHWTWDMCPNAWRGTHTRGDIGKPSLILQAVASYDLWIWNAYFGMQGSNNDINVFEASPVLEELISGLAPTPSFYANDNFYKAGYYLGDGIYPEYAIFVKTFTDPIDNKRKLFKKKQESARKDIERAFGVLKKRWNVISNPARYWDKDKMQSVIYTCIILHNMILQDKNKAFCQNYDLED; this is translated from the exons ATGGATCTCAACAATCCATTGTCGTCAAGTGAGAGTTCGACCGATAGCTCATCCGATAGTTCGAGTGGTTCATCCGAGGTAGACGCGGCCATATCGAAGGTGGCCATTTTGGCTGTGAATGCTATGTTGGACGCCGTTCGCGgcgatgatgataatgatgacgATGCTGACGATGAAGTTGTAAGACCGCGGTTTAAGAGACAGACTACTATTGTGCGTAGGCGTCAAGAAGACGAAGCTCGACTCATGCGTAACTATTTTGTTGATGAACCGATTTACAATGCAAAAATGTTTAGGAGGCGGTATCGTATGAGTAAGCGGTTATTTCTCCAAATATTTGATGATTTGGCAGCCGAGTATCCATTTTTCCAACAAAGATACGATGGGTCGGGGAAGCTTGGTTTCTCAACCAAGTTAAAGTGTACATCGACGCTCCGTCAATTGGCTTATGGCACTAGTGTTGACGCATTTGACGAGAACTTTGGCATATCAGAAAGGACCTCACGTGACACACTAGAACACTTTTGTACcg gCATAAGGGAACTATACGGTAGTACTTACTTATGTAGACCGACTTGGAGTGATCTACAACGGATTTACGAGGTCCATGAACAAAGCCATGGTTTCCCGGGCATGATTGGTAGCATTGATTGCATGCATTGGACCTGGGATATGTGTCCTAACGCATGGCGTGGCACTCATACTCGAGGTGATATTGGAAAACCGTCGTTGATACTTCAGGCAGTTGCGTCTTAtgacttgtggatttggaatGCATATTTTGGGATGCAGGGGTCCAACAACGACATTAACGTTTTTGAAGCCTCACCTGTTCTTGAGGAGCTCATATCCGGTTTGGCTCCTACAC CTTCATTTTATGCAAATGACAACTTTTACAAGGCCGGATACTATTTGGGAGATGGCATCTACCCGGAGTATGCAATTTTCGTCAAGACTTTTACCGACCCAATTGACAAcaaaagaaagttgtttaagaAGAAACAGGAATCGGCAAGAAAGGATATTGAAAGAGCGTTTGGTGTACTGAAGAAGAGGTGGAATGTTATTAGTAATCCTGCACGGTATTGGGACAAGGATAAGATGCAATCCGTGATCTACACTTGTATCATCCTACATAACATGATTTTACAGGACAAGAACAAAGCTTTCTGTCAAAACTACGACCTGGAAGACTGA